The following proteins are co-located in the Labrys monachus genome:
- a CDS encoding CHASE2 domain-containing protein encodes MVLPLVAAALLTMFEPAPLPRLREIVFDSYQRWNAKPRDPDSPVRIVAIDEKSLAAVGQWPWPRDTIAKLTQKLTEAGAAAIAFDIVFGEPDQSSPDLLVRKLPTSEERTALERAMSASDVSHDATFARALQDAPAVLGVVGGEDGVPIQAKSGFAFAGDNPADFLPRFKAGIVPVPLLMAAAKGLGAVNWIPDGDSVIRKVPTLVSAGNKLVPTLSLEAVRIALGADTIVVRASNASGQTALGSESGINAIKVGDLVVQTEANGEIRLIARKADPSSWISASSVLDGSFSPDEVRGRIVFVGTAAIGISDWRSTPVETSIPGVEVHAQIVEQILAGANLVRPDWMRGVEAFLILALGGLLAWILRRTRNMPLVSTAAGLAIPLMIAGTSWLLFVRADVLLDAVMPSVGVLGVFIAGTLYHYQEAEHRRAEVRSMFGRFVTPAVVERLVEAPDRIVLGGEIRELTVMFSDVRDFTGLAERQTPEGVVSLIRRIHTPATDAVLRHNGTLDKFIGDGMMAFWNAPLDIAEHATLACLAALDIAAMADTFVDPAIEIGIGLHTGQACVGNLGSAQRLEYSALGDSVNLASRVEQLTKVYGVAIIVTEDTRTAVRSLPFLEIDRVTVRGRQAAISLFALHTGTDDQSFKLLQSVQADMLAAYRAGAFDQAVQILEANAEAYGEAYARLRAYYRRTIGTLRADPRPDWQGINQL; translated from the coding sequence GCCGCCCTCCTCACGATGTTCGAGCCTGCCCCCCTGCCCCGTCTGCGCGAAATCGTCTTCGACAGCTATCAGCGCTGGAATGCGAAGCCGCGCGATCCGGATTCGCCGGTCCGCATCGTCGCCATCGACGAGAAGTCGCTGGCCGCGGTCGGACAATGGCCGTGGCCGCGCGACACGATTGCGAAATTGACGCAGAAGCTGACCGAAGCCGGTGCGGCCGCCATCGCCTTCGACATCGTCTTCGGGGAGCCGGACCAGAGCTCGCCCGACCTCCTGGTCAGGAAACTGCCGACGAGCGAGGAGCGGACGGCGCTCGAGCGGGCGATGAGCGCCAGCGACGTCTCGCATGACGCCACCTTCGCCCGGGCGCTGCAGGATGCGCCCGCCGTCCTCGGCGTCGTCGGCGGCGAGGACGGCGTGCCGATCCAGGCCAAGAGCGGCTTTGCCTTTGCCGGCGACAACCCGGCGGACTTCCTGCCCCGGTTCAAGGCCGGCATCGTGCCGGTCCCCCTCCTGATGGCCGCCGCCAAGGGGCTCGGCGCCGTCAACTGGATTCCCGACGGCGACAGCGTCATCCGCAAGGTGCCGACCCTCGTCAGCGCCGGCAACAAGCTGGTTCCCACGCTGTCGCTGGAGGCGGTCAGGATCGCTCTCGGCGCGGATACCATCGTCGTGCGCGCCTCCAATGCCAGCGGGCAGACGGCGCTGGGTTCCGAATCCGGCATCAACGCGATCAAGGTCGGCGATCTCGTGGTCCAGACCGAGGCCAATGGCGAGATACGCCTCATTGCCCGCAAGGCCGATCCCTCCTCCTGGATCTCCGCCTCCTCGGTCCTCGACGGCAGCTTCTCGCCGGACGAGGTCAGGGGCCGGATCGTCTTCGTCGGCACGGCCGCCATCGGCATCAGCGACTGGCGTTCCACGCCGGTGGAGACCTCGATCCCGGGGGTCGAGGTCCATGCGCAGATCGTCGAGCAGATCCTGGCCGGCGCCAATCTGGTGCGTCCCGACTGGATGCGGGGCGTCGAAGCCTTCCTCATCCTGGCGCTGGGCGGCCTGCTCGCCTGGATCCTGCGCAGGACGCGCAACATGCCGCTGGTCTCGACCGCGGCCGGCCTCGCGATCCCTCTCATGATCGCCGGCACGAGCTGGCTGCTGTTCGTGCGGGCCGACGTGCTCCTTGATGCCGTGATGCCGAGCGTCGGCGTCCTCGGCGTCTTCATCGCCGGGACGCTCTATCACTACCAGGAGGCAGAGCATCGCCGCGCCGAAGTGCGCAGCATGTTCGGGCGCTTCGTGACCCCCGCCGTGGTGGAGCGCCTCGTGGAAGCGCCCGACCGCATCGTCCTCGGCGGCGAAATCCGCGAGCTCACCGTGATGTTTTCCGATGTCCGCGATTTCACCGGCCTCGCCGAGAGGCAGACGCCGGAGGGCGTGGTCTCGCTCATCCGCCGCATCCACACGCCGGCCACCGATGCCGTGCTTCGCCACAACGGCACGCTCGACAAGTTCATCGGCGACGGCATGATGGCGTTCTGGAATGCGCCGCTCGACATCGCTGAGCACGCGACGCTCGCCTGCTTGGCGGCGCTGGACATCGCGGCCATGGCCGACACCTTCGTCGACCCTGCGATCGAGATCGGCATCGGCCTGCATACGGGACAGGCCTGCGTGGGCAATCTCGGCTCGGCCCAGCGGCTGGAATATTCCGCCCTGGGCGATTCGGTGAACCTCGCGTCACGCGTCGAGCAGCTGACGAAGGTCTATGGCGTTGCCATCATCGTCACCGAGGATACCAGGACGGCGGTCCGCTCGCTGCCTTTTCTGGAGATCGACCGCGTCACGGTCCGGGGGCGCCAGGCGGCCATAAGCCTGTTTGCTCTCCATACCGGAACGGACGACCAGAGCTTCAAGCTGTTGCAGAGCGTGCAGGCGGACATGCTGGCCGCCTACAGGGCCGGCGCTTTCGACCAGGCCGTCCAGATCCTCGAAGCCAATGCCGAGGCCTATGGCGAGGCCTATGCCCGTCTGCGCGCCTATTACAGGCGGACGATCGGAACATTGCGGGCCGATCCCAGGCCCGACTGGCAAGGCATCAACCAGCTCTGA
- a CDS encoding tetratricopeptide repeat protein: MLLSLGCLSAHAFDGTKTPADDPTPMQAFRQGTQAYKAGDLAGASRALEFAAGKGHALAQWKLARMYSEGDGVPHDDLKAFDYYQAIVDAHGEDSPDTPQARFVSNALVALGSYYLTGIPNTRIRPDQKHATEMFQYAATYFGDSDAQYNLGRIYLDGNDSEQRDTVTAARWLRLAADKGQHQAQAVLGHILFTGDDMPRQGARGLMYLTLARDGANGDRDQWIVDLYREAFAKATPEERDMCLTYLAQFLKEHS, translated from the coding sequence ATGCTGCTGTCGCTCGGCTGCCTGTCGGCTCACGCCTTCGACGGCACCAAGACCCCGGCCGACGATCCCACCCCGATGCAGGCCTTCCGGCAGGGTACGCAGGCCTACAAGGCGGGAGACCTCGCCGGCGCGTCGCGCGCGCTGGAATTTGCTGCCGGCAAGGGACATGCGCTGGCGCAATGGAAGCTCGCCCGCATGTATTCGGAAGGCGACGGCGTCCCCCATGACGACCTGAAGGCTTTCGACTACTATCAGGCCATCGTCGATGCCCATGGCGAGGACAGCCCGGATACGCCGCAGGCGCGTTTCGTCTCGAATGCGCTGGTGGCGCTCGGCTCCTATTATCTCACCGGCATTCCGAACACGCGCATACGGCCGGACCAGAAGCACGCCACCGAGATGTTCCAGTATGCGGCGACCTATTTCGGCGACAGCGACGCCCAGTACAATCTCGGCCGCATCTATCTGGACGGCAATGATTCCGAACAGCGCGATACGGTGACGGCGGCGCGCTGGCTTCGCCTGGCGGCGGACAAGGGCCAGCACCAGGCGCAGGCCGTCCTGGGCCACATCCTGTTCACGGGCGACGACATGCCGCGCCAGGGCGCGCGCGGCCTGATGTATCTGACGCTGGCGCGCGACGGCGCCAATGGCGACCGCGACCAGTGGATCGTCGATCTCTACCGCGAAGCCTTCGCCAAGGCGACGCCCGAAGAGCGTGACATGTGCCTGACCTATCTGGCGCAGTTCCTCAAGGAACATTCCTGA
- the betC gene encoding choline-sulfatase, with the protein MTQVQPNILIIMVDQLAPAFLPVHGFDLVKAPNIARLAERGVVFDRAYCNSPLCSPSRAVFMSGQLPSRSAVYDNAAEFRSDIPTWAHYLRRAGYQTILSGKMHFCGPDQLHGFEDRLTTDIYPADYGWTPDWDRPEERPSWYHNMSSVTDAGLCIRTNQLDFDDEVVFAAERALYDHVRSPDKRPFCLVASLTHPHDPFAITADYWDLYKDEEIPLPRHVLPPADLDPHSKRLRHVCDMDNATIGVDHVRKARHAYFGAISYVDSNVGKLMRALEATGLNDNTIVLFTGDHGEMLGERGLWYKMNWFEGSARVPLIISAPHLYRPRRVGANVSLVDILPTLVEMADPHQAATLANVDGRSLVAHCAGEGGHDEVVGEYLAEGAIAPLVMIRRGPLKFVHSPADPDQLYDIAGDPDELDNLAGKPAFAEILAGFRAEVAERWNMAALDNAVRESQRRRRVVDSALTLGKAEPWDFQPFKDASKQYMRNTIDLDDLEAMARYPRVRP; encoded by the coding sequence ATGACGCAAGTCCAGCCCAACATCCTCATCATCATGGTCGACCAGCTCGCCCCGGCCTTCCTGCCGGTGCACGGCTTCGATCTGGTCAAGGCCCCGAACATCGCGCGCCTGGCCGAGCGTGGCGTGGTCTTCGACAGGGCCTACTGCAACTCGCCCCTGTGCTCGCCCTCGCGGGCCGTCTTCATGAGCGGCCAGCTGCCGTCGCGCTCCGCCGTCTACGACAATGCCGCCGAGTTCCGGTCGGACATTCCGACCTGGGCGCATTACCTGCGCCGGGCCGGCTACCAGACCATCCTGTCCGGCAAGATGCATTTCTGCGGTCCCGACCAGCTGCACGGCTTCGAGGACCGGCTCACCACCGACATCTATCCGGCCGATTACGGCTGGACGCCCGACTGGGACCGGCCGGAAGAGCGCCCGAGCTGGTATCACAACATGTCGTCGGTCACCGATGCGGGCCTGTGCATCCGCACCAATCAGCTCGATTTCGACGACGAGGTGGTGTTCGCCGCCGAACGGGCCCTTTACGATCATGTCCGCAGCCCGGACAAGCGGCCTTTCTGCCTCGTCGCCTCGCTCACCCATCCGCATGACCCTTTCGCCATCACGGCGGACTATTGGGATCTCTACAAGGATGAGGAGATACCGCTGCCGCGGCACGTCCTGCCCCCGGCCGATCTCGATCCGCATTCGAAGCGCCTGCGCCATGTCTGCGACATGGACAATGCCACCATCGGCGTCGATCATGTCCGCAAGGCCCGGCATGCCTATTTCGGGGCGATCTCCTATGTCGACAGCAATGTCGGCAAGCTGATGCGCGCGCTCGAGGCGACCGGCCTCAACGACAATACCATCGTCCTGTTCACGGGCGACCACGGCGAAATGCTGGGGGAACGCGGCCTCTGGTACAAGATGAATTGGTTCGAGGGCTCGGCACGCGTGCCGCTGATCATCTCGGCGCCGCACCTCTATCGCCCCCGCCGGGTCGGCGCCAATGTCTCTCTGGTCGACATCCTGCCGACGCTGGTCGAGATGGCGGATCCGCACCAGGCCGCCACGCTCGCCAATGTCGACGGGCGCAGCCTGGTGGCGCATTGCGCGGGGGAGGGGGGGCATGACGAGGTGGTCGGCGAATATCTCGCGGAAGGGGCGATCGCGCCGCTGGTCATGATTCGCCGCGGCCCCCTGAAATTCGTGCATTCCCCGGCCGATCCCGACCAGCTCTACGACATCGCCGGCGATCCCGACGAGCTCGACAATCTCGCCGGCAAGCCGGCTTTTGCCGAGATACTTGCCGGGTTCCGCGCCGAGGTCGCCGAACGATGGAATATGGCGGCACTCGACAATGCAGTGCGCGAAAGCCAGCGGCGGCGGCGTGTTGTCGACAGCGCCTTGACCTTGGGTAAGGCGGAGCCTTGGGATTTCCAACCTTTCAAGGATGCTTCAAAACAATATATGCGCAACACCATCGATCTAGATGATCTTGAGGCGATGGCACGCTATCCGCGGGTCCGCCCGTAA